The proteins below come from a single Drosophila suzukii chromosome X, CBGP_Dsuzu_IsoJpt1.0, whole genome shotgun sequence genomic window:
- the Or92a gene encoding putative odorant receptor 92a has translation MLFRKRKPKGDDEVLTFDELTRFPMTFYKTIGEDLYSDRDPNVIRRYLLRFYLVLGFLNFNAYVVGEIAYFIVHIMSTTTLLEATAVAPCIGFSFMADFKQFGLTVNKQRLVKLLDDLKEMYPVDIESQRKYQVPYYRKHMNSVMTLFTILCMTYTSSFSFYPAIKSTVKYYLMGSEIFERNYGFHILFPYDAETDLTVYWFSYWGLAHCAYVAGVSYVCVDLLLITTITQLTMHFNFIANDLEAYDGGEHTDEENIKYLHDLVVYHARALDLSEEVNSIFSFLILWNFIAASLVICFAGFQITASNVEDIVLYFIFFSASLVQVFVVCYYGDEMISSSSRIGHSAFNQNWLPCSTKYKRILKFIIARSHKPASIRPPTFPPISFNTFMKVISMSYQFFALLRTTYYG, from the exons ATGCTGTTCCGCAAACGTAAGCCCAAGGGCGATGATGAGGTGCTCACCTTTGACGAACTCACCCGATTCCCGATGACTTTCTACAAGACCATCGGCGAGGATCTGTATTCGGACCGGGATCCCAATGTGATAAGGCGTTACCTGTTGCGATTTTATCTGGTATTGGGGTTCCTCAACTTCAATGCCTATGTGGTGGGCGAAATTGCCTACTTCATCGTGCACATCATGTCGACTACAACTCTTTTGGAGGCCACAGCGGTTGCCCCTTGCATTGGCTTCAGTTTTATGGCCGACTTCAAGCAATTTGGACTGACGGTGAACAAGCAACGTTTGGTCAAGCTACTGGATGACCTCAAGGAGATGTACCCCGTGGACATAGAGTCACAGCGGAAATATCAAGTGCCATATTACAGGAAACACATGAACAGTGTCATGACCCTCTTCACCATCCTCTGCATGACCTATACCTCGTCGTTCAGCTTTTATCCAGCCATCAAGTCCACTGTTAAGTACTACCTAATGGGATCGGAGATATTCGAAAGGAACTACGGTTTTCACATCCTATTTCCCTACGATGCTGAGACGGATCTGACGGTCTATTGGTTTTCCTACTGGGGATTGGCTCACTGTGCCTATGTGGCCGGAGTTTCCTACGTCTGCGTGGATCTTCTGCTAATTACGACCATAACCCAGCTGACCATGCACTTTAACTTTATAGccaatgatttggaggcctacGATGGCGGAGAGCATACGGATGAGGAGAATATCAAATATCTCCACGATTTGGTTGTCTATCATGCCAGAGCTTTGGA CCTTAGCGAGGAGGTCAACAGCATATTTAGCTTCCTGATCCTTTGGAACTTTATTGCCGCCTCGTTGGTCATTTGCTTTGCGGGCTTTCAGATAACAGCTTCAAATGTGGAGGATATTGTGCTGTACTTTATCTTTTTTTCGGCCTCCCTAGTTCAAGTCTTTGTGGTCTGTTATTACGGCGATGAAATGATCTCATCA AGCTCTCGAATTGGCCATTCTGCCTTCAATCAGAACTGGTTACCCTGCAGCACCAAGTATAAGCGCATCCTGAAATTTATCATTGCCCGCAGTCACAAGCCAGCCTCTATAAGACCGCCCACCTTTCCACCAATATCTTTCAACACCTTCATGAAGGTAATCAGCATGTCATATCAGTTTTTTGCACTCCTCCGCACAACTTACTATGGTTGA
- the LOC108016716 gene encoding uncharacterized protein produces the protein MANFIKTEDQVKISEIVEKLVKQNSKRYAKEEEHNLNIPCCSRDVMLKCPELSGIRSVSDFESFGPRAGSTHIYRTAELMTIGRRVANRMVDLSGHREMLKNRYQLDERLRSAGIYHNRLGNPYGPAAEMEEGGHGDTDPGKPTTSMGSRA, from the coding sequence ATGGCCAATTTCATAAAGACCGAGGATCAGGTGAAGATCAGCGAGATTGTGGAAAAATTGGTCAAGCAAAATTCCAAACGCTATGCCAAGGAAGAAGAACACAACCTGAATATACCGTGTTGTTCCCGGGACGTAATGCTGAAATGCCCGGAATTGTCGGGCATTAGGTCCGTTTCCGACTTCGAATCGTTTGGCCCTCGAGCCGGATCCACACATATCTACCGCACGGCTGAGCTAATGACCATCGGTCGCCGTGTGGCCAATCGCATGGTGGATTTGAGTGGCCACCGCGAGATGTTGAAAAATCGCTACCAACTGGACGAGCGCCTCCGATCCGCTGGAATCTATCACAATCGCCTGGGAAATCCGTATGGACCTGCTGCCGAAATGGAGGAGGGTGGACATGGTGACACCGATCCTGGCAAACCCACCACATCCATGGGTTCCAGGGCTTAA